GGCATGATGTGGtgaattaattaataaaataacatatctTATATCATCAGGAcaaaaaccaccagactcagagacagtttcattccacaggccataagaTGACCTAATGCCTGAGCTTAcactatttgtattgttgttgtttttaaaatgtgttttatgtcttgtaattgcattgttgaggaacctgtgacCAACGATTTTCGTTCATTGTATACTACAGTGTAGTTGTGTATATGatatgacaataaacctttgaatcttgaatcttaacAAGTCAAACTAAAACAATGATGAAAGTCTGCTGAAGCCTCTTGCAGCTCTCACTTTACTGCACATCCTGTCGAAGCCCATAGTCGCATCTGTTCTGAGTAACAGCGCTGATGCTTGGTCAAAGGGTGGAGAAATGGCCCACCACAACGCATGACTTTCAGTGTAGCTGTTGCATGTGGCTTTGCTTCTTGTTCTGAAGTAGAACGTCTTTACAAAGGGATGAGAGATCtgaaagactgaaaaaaaagattgtgtctataacattaaatatagtCCTCGTGTGTGTATGTCAGAAATGTTAAAGATAAGATATGTGATGTTTAAATTGCATGATACCACTTCTTTGTTAGGGGATATTTCGACCTTAAACAAAGGTCTAactattcatttgtttattataacATTATCTGGCATGGCCTTTTTCTTGAAGAGTCAAAGTGTCTGTTGTAGGAAAACATCTTAAACCTGATGCATTGtagttttgatttaaaaacaatcaagaCCGTTTGGAAGTGGAGtcccaaggacagagggtgttgtattcatatactgtacaaactgtaaagtccactgagacaaatgtcaaatgtgtgttattgggctatataaataaactttgattgattgtttgattATTAGTCTATCAAGTTTTAGATAGCAAGATTTATTAGGAAAGCAAAGTGACCCAATAATGCACGATTGACAGAATCATGGGGGTTTTCTGTGTTATTTTAGCCACATTTCTCTCACTGCGGAGGATTCTCACCTGGTCGACCTCCTTTTTAATGTCTAGTTTTAGAGACAGaatacaacatgttttactCTTGCAAGCAGTCTCTTTTTTTACTGTTATTCGTGGTGAAtcaaagtttcaaggtttcaaggtttcatttgtcatatgcacagcatatacaacgtatatgttggcaatgaaaatcttatatcccatgctcctccaacaactcaacatacatggtgcaaataagataaataaatcaatcGTTACTAAACAATTTGAAGACTCTCAGTTCACagcaacaaaatgtaaatatctttTTACCATCAAAAACGTAAGCAAAGGGGACAAGGCTAAACTACATTACTGCTACCAACCATTGACCTGTGGAATAGCCTGATAAAAACGTGAAATGTGTGTCTTCTGTtcatgtgctttatttttccatgtgctgaaataacacaatatacaaacaaattaGTCAAAATCTTTGTATTGTTCCACATCACGTCCATACTAATAAAGTGTCTCAATAGGtggttttgctgttgttgaTTAACCATAAAAGACAAAGAACTAGGAATCACAgaattaatacatttcagtCCTGTGGTCTGAATAAAGGCGCATATTTGAAAATGCAACAACCTATCCTATTAAATTATGATATCTAAATGTGGGGGGATGGTCGATTGTTACTTTTTAGACCTCAATCATCTTGTGAACAAACCGTCATTTGTGTGGAAAGCAGCAGTAGTGCAAGACAACAGTGCTGAACCACAATGATCAGTCAACTGGCTGCTTTGATTCTACTTTGTACAATGTGTAAGGGCAACTCTTTACTCCTGTATGAAAGACAATACCATTTGATGATCTCCTCCAATAacctttttctttgtatttttcctttagCTCTGGTTGAAACGGCAGAGGATCCTCAACAGATCTCTATGGCTGTGGTAGAAGTTGGTGGAAATTTTACTTTTGGTTGGCCAGTTTTAGAGGAAAAGGACAGAACGTTTTCCTTGAAGAAGCAGACTCTTGGACAAATGGCCCGGCCAGTCTTTAAAGTAATTGTTGGCAAAATATCACTAATTGAACCTTTTTTAGACACACGGTTCACAGCAACAGCAGGGGAAACTCAGTATATTTTTACCATCAGAAATGTCAGCAAAGAGGACGAAGCAACATATTTCTCTCTCATTGGAGCAACGTATTCACAGAGTTTTGGCAGAAGCATATTCTTGGCGGTGAATGGTAAATATCTATtactttcagtgtttgtgttaaGTCTAATGCCAAACAAATAATATAGATCatttccgtttttttttttactgaattacACAGATCAACAGAAATCTTTCTTCGTGAAACAAAGCCCGAAGACCGAGTCTGTCCAGCAGGGCGACTCAGTGACCCTCCAGTGTTCACTCCtctccaaaaacaaagaaaacgcAGATCAGTGTCCAGGTGAACACCATGTGTACTGGTTCAGATCTGGATCAGGAGAATCCCATCCAAGCATCATTTACAGTAAGGAACAAAAGGAAAGAAGTTGTGGCTACAGTCTTTCCAAAACTATTCACAACTCCTCTGATGAAGGGACTTACTACTGTGCTGTGGCTACATGTGGACAGATCCTGTTTGGGGAAGGAACTACAGTGGAGAGGAGTAAGTTTTAAAGTATCATTAACACTATTTTTACATGttaatgtatattaatattaagTTTATAAGTTAGTTTGTTTAGGGGGGTGATCAAGAATTATGAGCTACAACTATATTTAACAATTATCTCATTGAGACATTAATTCAACCTTATCTCAACATGTATAATGTTAACATATTGAATGTTTCCCACCCATAATATTTACTTCTTTCACTGGGACTTACTACTGTGCTGTGGTCTCTTGCGGAGAAATATAAATTGAGGattaaacagaaatgaacaTTGAAGGTCAAAAGTATCATTGTGATTTCTCCCTTTTGTTATTGCTGTCTTGCGTGCTTTTGAGTTcaggaaaataataattgttcaGTATATTCCCTATTGGCTTTCCCAATCCCATATTAGAAAAACATTGTAGATTAACGTGTGCATGTTCAAACAATGATTGCTGTATAAGTTACGCGCAATCCAAGTGATTTCAAGTCAGTATGGTTTAAGTGTTTATACGGGCGTTTGCATATAACGTGTTGATCAGACGTCAAATGAAattgtgatgagtgagtgacTGTAGGGAAAAAATTGCAGTAAAGTGAAATCTTCTTTGGTGGATGTTCATTTTAATTCTCTCTAACTTCATGTTATTGCATTTTCCTTTCATGTTTCAGAAACCGACTTACGTGATTTATTTCTGCTTCTGCTGTCTGGGGTCTCGACTATAAGTGTGATTGTTATAGCCATCCTTATTCACGCCATCAAGAAACACAAGTGTGGTTTTTGCCATGATAAAGGTAATGGAAGTTACCTCACAAAATAACCCATTAATAAGCTgatgctctctgtgtttttacaaACTAGGTCATCCTTTTCTATTTTCAACTTCCTTTATTTCATATTGTAGCTGCTGTTAACCTGCAAGAACGTGCTGCAAAAAGGAATGTGAAGGTAAGATCAACATTGCAAAAGGCTTCTGATGCCACCAGTTTTGTCCCCTCACATAATTTGATATATATTTCCTTAGATAAATGAAGACCCGTGGATTTATTCTACTGTTGTCTTTACCGTGATGGAAACGGGCTGCGGTGTCTACACTGCTGCCGAGGCTTTTTGATCTGATCCAAGTGTCGAGTCAGCAATATTCAAGGAagattgttgttatttgtactCAAAACATATGCACCCCTTCGTATTTACCCTGCATCTTGCTCCCTCTGCCTTTCTCTTTACACGTCCATGGCTCCTCTTTCCCCTGTCGTCTTCCCAGGCATAAACGCCCTGATGATGATTCCCTGGATCACCACCAGAAGGAATGGTTTCAGATGTCTTGTGATAACTGAtgttaatgtgtttatgtttaaagCTGTTATAACATGTGGGGATTAGCTTGCATTATGCATGTGATGTTTGtttcatataaataaagaaaacattttgttccatttttGTATGTTGACCTTTTTTGTCAGACGAACAGATGTTAGTGAATGCCTGTCAAACAACTATGCTGTCGTTGCACTGATTCTATACCGTCACACACCCTCTGACTACTGTGTATATAAACTTGGTAGAACAAAGCAGGAAGACTCTATCTTTATGCACAGTCTACTCTACTCTCTTTTCTGCTCATCTCCGTACCATACCCCAGGGGGCAATACAaagtcttattttttattttttgcaagtTTCTTCATGAAAATGGCTACTACAAAACTAGTACAATtacagcaaacatttatttgacttattttcttaaaatgtgcacaccatataaatgtaaatacaataatCACTTCACACATGGCATCTCTGGCTCAAGAATAACAACATCTATTCAAATGCAGATTGAAAAACATTGCACAGTTATACAAATAATAGCATTATggtcaattattattatttacagaaGAATCAGCAAATACATGTGTGTAGTCCATCTTGGATGCAGTGTCGTTTTGTTATGAAGCTACCCGCATATTCTCTCCTGGTgtttaaaaagtgaattaatTTCAAGCCTTTCTCAGTCACCTCCTCATGACTGTGCAACAAGCAGTGTTCTTTTGTGCTTCATCAACAACTAGCtctttaaaagcaaaatatgaAGCAAAAATAATTAACAGCACATTTggtaaaaacatgcaaatcTGAGGCTCATATAAACTGCTTGTGGTGCTGTGTGTGGTTTGCTCTCACAGCGGAGTACACACACTCGGGGGGTAACTCTTGcttttgcatcacttttttcacttttcttttggaGTAATTCAGTGCTGCATAGTTTACCgcctctccatctccatcctgcAAATAAATGTGTCTATTATACATACATTACTCAGATTGTAGGCCTTTAAAATGAAGAACACTTAATCCAGCACACCAAGTTTGAAGGTTTGAAAAATTTACAAGGATGCTTTTTGACTCCAAATTTGGTTTACAGTTTCGAAGTTACAAACATATTTACCAGGTCAGTTAATTCATCCACTGCCGACTGGTCAGTTTTAGGATCAGGGGTGGTTCTCGTTGCTTCTGCAGAAAAAGTTGAATGTTATTGAATTGTTAAATTGTCAGagtctatttttgtttttaagttaaaGACTCAGCATGATATAACCACTGCTAGAATAAGGTAATGTTGAATTTAGATGTAATGTTATCAATGGAACATATGTGATAGTAATGGGACAACACGTGTCAGCTCAAAAATGCAGTATACAGTATGAGTTCACAGAATATAGATTTACACTTACAACACGTATGGTGACATCCCACCATGACATGTTTGCATAAAGGTTATTATTTTACTCAGTAAATCATTTAAGTTGCATTTCCCCTTTTGACGGATGATGACATTTTGAGTGGATGTTGAGATACTGTAACTCGGGACTCAAACCCGCAACCATTTTACAGGAAGCCCAAAATGCATATCCTTTGGGTTCAACTGATGAACGAATACTTATATTTGCTTATAGGAATGCCACTGTATGCATGTAAGTTCGGTACAATTAACCGAAGTTACAATAAAACTACACTTCTACATTTTAGAACATGAGCATAAATCAATGCTTAAGACATTGTCGTATATTTTAGGAACCTACCTCTGCAGTGTGGACAAACTCTTATTCGATTTACGTAGAAAGAAAGGGCGATTATAGCCAAAGAGCAGGCCAACAGTGCTCCAAGTACGAGGACAACTGCATCCAGTTTTGATCCTGGAAttagaaaaatgtcaaaaaagacACTTAACTCTTCATTCTAGTTTGtctttttcaatgtattttgctttttgaaaCAATCATTACCTATACTAAAGTCGAAAAGAGCTTTCTGGTTAAGGactttcagtcattttttttttgttcaagaCCAAAGAAATTAAGTTACAAAAGAAGGGCATGACAAAAACAGTATTTCTACCTGAACTAAGACTCAAAATATCAAAGAGCTGTGAATCAGTTTGACTTAAAGATGCAACTTGGCTGACTACGATAGATATGTAGAAAAACATAAGATAAATACATGCAAACTAGCATTCatcatttattgatattttatataCACTTTATCAATATTTATCCAATACATCTGACCAGCAGTATcgtttaaaatgtacttaatatTTCACAATTCAACTTTAAGACTTACTTGTCTCCACTGTAGTTCCTTCACCTAACAGGATCTGTCCACATGTAGCCACAGCACAGTAGTAAGTCCCTTCATCAGAGGAGTTGTGAATGGTTTTGGAAAGACTGTAGATACAACTTCTTTCCCTTTGTTTCTCactgtgaatgtaaatggtgcTTGGACGGGATTCTCCTGATCCAGATCTGAACCAGTACACATCGTGTTCACCTGGACACTGATGtggcttttctttgtctttggaGAGGAGTGAACACTGGAGAGTCACTGAGTCGCCCGGCCAGATCCAGCCAGTCTCCGGACTTTGTTTCACGtagaaaaatgtcttcatgtttTTATGATCTGTGTGATGgatcaattaaaatgtaaggaATTGATTGTAAGGATTTTACAATGTAGCAAACAAATTCATTGAAGTGAAAATACATTACCATTCAAAACTACAAGTGTGCTGTTAATAGTTTTCATTTCGTATGAAGATCCTACTTGACAGAAGTATGTTGCTTCATCttcttttgttacatttctgatGTGTAAAACATTCTGAGCATGCACTTTTGTTATGTTGAATCTTGGGTTTTTAAATTCTCCCTGGAGTTTTATTGCGCCAAAAGCTCCTGACGCAACAGTTTGAACCTCATATCCAAACTTCAGCTTATACCAGTAAACCATCTCCACTGTATTTTCAGAGACTAAACATGCCAAACCCAAATCATCACCAAGTTCAACCACAGTCAAAGAGATCTGGTGAGGAACCTCTGCAGTTCGAATCAGgcctgaaaaaaaaggacaaaaacaaagcttGATAAGATGAGACAGTAATTATAATAGTTAAACTTGTCTAAACTTGAACACGACCGATAGGAAATAGTAGTACTTGTCTGTAAACATTAAGTAAAGTTGCACTCACACAATGTACATAGAAGAAACAGAGCAGCCAGTCCTCCCATCATTGTGCCGCAGAGCCCTTCCCTTGCACTGTTGATGTCTGCACCCCCTTATGGAAGAAATATCGTCCAAGTCAGCAAGGTTAATAAAGTAGAAGTCATTGTGATTGGCTGAAAGGCAGACCTCGGCCTTCAATTTACCAAACCTTTGATCATGCCCCTTTTTCAATCAAATTACGTTTTTTTCAAGCTGTCTGACCAAACACCATGTGACATTCCGATGTGTATTCACAGCAGTCACActaaaaaaagacagacttgTACAAACTTCCTGTCACAACAGTGTACAGAGTTTTTCCACTGCAATGGGCTCTGTTTTTCATGTCCTTGTCGAAAGCCTTTTTTTCAGAAGCTCACAGGAAAGGGATGTGCATGGGCATTCACTTTTTCACTGACATGTCAGTACCTTCAACAGGACACAATTTTGGTCTGGTGCTGTGTTGGGCAGTAAGGCATTCCTTAGTAATATAGTTATTTTTGTCTAAATGCATTTAGTTACAGAATGTTTGCAATAATGCATTAGTAAACATTTTGTAGGATTCACTTTTCTTTCTGGTCTTAGAGCAtctgtttttaaagcaaaagcaaagTCACAGCTTTTTCTGTCAGTGTAACAGCTACACTGACAGAAAAAGCTTTGGTTTACCATTTCTCTTCCTTTGACCGACCGCTGAATTTGTTTACTCGGAAGACACCTGCCCTACAGGATATGTAGTAAGGTTAGAGGTGCAAGAAGGGAAGTGTTACATAAGGAAACATAAATCTAATTTTAGTTTGACCATTGTAACTCATAGCGTGGATCTGCTGTAACTTCACACAAACCTGTAGTAGACCAGTAAATATGTAGCACTCTGTTTATCAACAACAACCACCAAAGAAAGACACTCTCACTGACAATGCATGACTGTAATACTGTATTACTGAAAAGGTGAGGTTTGTATTACCCTCCTGGAACATGAAACATTCGAGAATGACAAAGAACGAAATGTGACTGTGAAAGCACAACCTATTTTGGAAGCCCAACCACAACCATGCTCAACTTTCCACTCGTCATTTGTTTGTCAAATGGTCGTCCGTGCACCCATAACTACAGAAAATTAAAAGGCAACAtgcatatgtatttattgataataatatatatttaacagcCTTTTTGTGAGGTGAATGTGAGAAATGATAATAGAGTCAACAAAGTGAATGGTGTTACAGCTCACTCTATACAGTATtctgtgcttttcctgctgaTGTGTTTCACTGCTGATCACTGACAGTGTGGGCGGGTCGTTGCTGATGATGTGGAACATTTTAATTCGTCCTTGGTTatttaaacactcacacactcgctTTGTGTTTGATTCAGGGGggaaatttaatttaattataaacAATCATAAATCATCAAATAGTCAGTAGGCTACATGCATTCAGAAAAtgatttcagtcagacaactcacgtgtttcattaatatgtttattagaaacagtatgtagtttgagtttggcgtctaggctcgggcctcatcactccacatattaacatagaacattgagtgatgattagataactatcccccgagcctacagatggaagctggggaggaagctggggtggtggtggggcaggcgagcatcgccaacgtgaacgcagcagcagcagcagcagcagcagcagcagcagcgaggtgaacacattagcagcgtggaaacagcagtagtagcagcagctgcattagcgaggcagaggtaggcggatccaacagcttaaatagagcgccagattaggagactatgtttggttggttgcaagtgtgacgaggggcgttatgtgcgaatgtatcattggtgctcgagttgactgcctgaactagctcgcaggcttcacTCCATTACATGAGCTATTGACAGAAAAATCTCCTGTTTGTTGAGTCATTTCATTTTTCCCAAAAGGCTGATGTTACAGATGTTTGGTGGCAAGTAAGCACTAGACTTTGAAGTCGGAGACCTCTTTTTTGAGTCCTATGTCATAACCAAACTCTACATTTACTTTGTAAAATCGTTCACAAATCggtgtctttattttaatcataAATATATCTTGAAGATTAGTTAAAGGATACCTATCATTAAACTGGATGactgaatgttttttagttttcgAACAAAGGATTTTTAGTTATAAGATATCAAGCTctgcaatattttttttcaggTCGGTTTCGCATGTTGGGTGACTTTCCTCCACTAATGGGAAAATCAGTGATTGTTGCCCTGAGTTCCTCACCGCAGACTTTGATGAAGGACGAAATCCAAGCTTATTTTATCTACGGCTATCCTGGAATTCACATACTGTGTATTTTGGCTTGCAGTGGCTGTGAATGAAGATACAGTAACTCAATATGAGGGGACACTATAAATATTAAGTTGTATTAtgtccacaaaaaaaaacagaagcaaacagtTCCACAGACTTGTTGTCATAGATTAGACCTTACAGTAATGCTGGCTCACTTCCTGTATCAATTCATTCAGAAAGCTGGTTGTGGTGATCTGCTCTAACAACAGAGTACATGCAATCGTTTGGcatttctctctcctttctcctttctcctttctctttctttgttgaAAAATCAATTGATGAATAAGTCACTGCCTTCGCTTCATCATCCTGCAAAATAAAACGTGCGTCAATGACAAACCTTTGAGCGGTTAAGTGACTTTAACATGCAGTATAGACCATATCTAGAGTATAGATTGCTTTGCAGTGATCTTTACAAACTTTCTGTTGTCTCATTTTCAGTCATCAGTTACTATTTCTATACCTTCTATACCTAAATGCATCAATCTTTATCAGGGAAGTTGGTTTATTATACTGTTGTATCATTTGATTATAAGCTGTGTCTTGAACAGATGAGCTGACAAATAAAGTCAGATCATCATATAAAACACACCACCACATATTTACCATATCATTTGACTGACCCCCAGTCAACATGTCAGGTCCAAGATGATGGGAAGCACTCACTGCTCCTGTTTGAATGTAAAACACGGTTTCAGACCACATCACTTCAATTTTTGTCACCCTCAAATTGGAGGAAACTGAGGACACCCACATTTTCAGTGGTTTCCTCACATTGACTTTATGTAATGTGCTCAATTCGCCATCAGTGATGTTGTTATAAATCGGATAAAGTTATTTGCTCAAGGCTACCTGGATAATGTGTACTTCTGTGATCAGACAATCAGTAATTACTGCTGCAATAGGAATTCTGTATtacacacaataaaatataataatatatcattttgCATTCAACAATAAGTGTAATGACCTCAGGTTTACAATGATGTTACACTatgacacaaaaaacaaaccaacatcTCCAGAGTTAACATTATTGAGTCAGTAGTTGTGGCCATGGTGGTTTTGCACACGGTAAAGGTATTTGACTATTTCCACTCTCATCTTAATTATTCCATAGAAACaacaatgtacagtatgttgagTCAACAAATGGATATTGATGCCTTTTCCAtaattccatcattttttgaGTCAATATGAAGTGTTGTGAAAACTCCCATCCTTTCAATCATTGTCTGTTTCACATCCAAGTAATTGTATGCATTTAGATGAACAGATAGTTAACGTTCCACCTTAAAAAGTATAACGGAAACTAAAGTATAATATGAGCCTACCTTTGCAATTTTGGCAGCATGTCCTTCGATATCCATAGAAAATCAGAAAGGCAATCACAGTCACACAGCAGGCCAGCAGCACTCCAAGCACAAGGACAACTGGGTTCAGTTCTGTTTCTGAAAAATGATATAATTATTGAAGTTGGGGAGCGAGTTTGTGGACATACACCGCAagtaagtatattttaaatatgatattaaGCCTGAAGTACCTTCATCTTTTATTTGAGCTTAagacttaaaacaaaaacaatgaaaactgtacatttataaatgctGAGAAAAGTTATTCTTACGAAGGAATGCGTTTCAATGTTTGCATAATGCATGTTGATAGGAGGTCAATCATCACTTACAATTAATCTCTCAGTAAAATAATTGTTAAGTATGGTTGTAATTCATGACTGTATCCACTCTTCTTCAACCTTCTAAACAAACTAACTTATAAActtaatattaatatacattaacatgtaaaaataatgttaatgaTACTTTAAAACTTACTCCTCTCCACTGTAGTTCCTTCCCCAAACAGGATCTGTCCACATGTAGCCACAGCACAGTAGTAAGTCCCTTCATCAGAGGAGTTGTGAATAGTTTTGGAAAGACTGTAGCCACAACTTCTTTCCTTTTGTTCCTTACTGTAAATGATGCTTGGATGGGATTCTCCTGATCCAGATCTGAACCAGTACACATGGTGTTCACCTGGACACTGATCTgcgttttctttgtttttggagaGGAGTGAACACTGGAGGGTCACTGAGTCGCCCTGCTGGACAGACTCGGTCTCCGGGCTTTGTTTCACGAAGAAAGATTTCTGTTGATCTGTgtaattcagtaaaaaaaaaaacggaaatGATCTATATTATTTGTTTGACATAAGACttaacacaaacactgaaagtaATAGATATTTACCATTCACCGCCAAGAATATGCTTCTGCCAAAACTCTGTGAATACGTTGCTCCAATGACAGAGAAATATGTTGCTTCGTCCTCTTTGCTGACATTTCTGATGGTAAAAATATACTGAGTTTCCCCTGCTGTTGCTGTGAACCGTGTGTCTAAAAAAGGTTCAATTAGTGATATTTTGCCAACAATTACTTTAAAGACTGGCCGGGCCATTTGTCCAAGAGTCTGCTTGTTCAAGGAAAACGTTTTGTCCTTTTCCTCTAAAACTGGCCAACCAAAAGTAAAATTTCCACCAACTTCTACCACAGCCATAGAGATCTGTTGAGGATCCTCTGCCGTTTCAACCAGAGctaaaggaaaaatacaaagaaaaaggtTATTGGAGGAGATCATCATCAAATGGTATTGTCTTTCATACAGGAGTAAAGAGTTGCCCTTACACATTGTACAAAGTAGAATCAAAGCAGCCAGTTGACCGATCATTGTGGTTCAGCACTGTCGTCTTGCGCTACTGCTGCTTTCCACCCAAATGAAGGTTTGTTCACAAGATGATTGAGGTCTAAAAGTAGCAATAGTGATTGgttgaaatgtataaaatgacCTTCCCCCTTCATTTAGAACCTTTGGTCCAATTTCTTTTGATAACAGATCTCTAtgttctgaccttttttttcaaataagcCTCTTTATTTAGActacattaaaatatgttttctgttttttggtGCTTAGTTAAGAAGTACAGGATGTATTTAAACAGCAAAACCCTATTGACCCATTTCACGGCTGTATTTATTCATACCAGCATAAGAACAACAAATGACATGCACTGAGCAGAAATGTGTTCAGTGTCTCGCTGTTCAACAGACCGATGGCTGTGGTTAATAGAGGTAACACACAAGGAAAGCGATGGGGGAAAATGACAACTGCTATCTGAAAACAACGCATGTTTCAGAtgattttgtaaagaaatgaCACCCCAAGTTCAAGAGATTTGCAGATTTCAAAAGGTTCCTTAAAAGTCACAGAAAGCTAATTCCTCCACACACTAAAGACATTGTTGGAGTTGCTCAAAGCTGTATCTTTCGCTCTATGCTGTTATGTTCCATAACACAACGATACGCACAGTGTAGGTGGCATCGCCTCCaggtttgattgacagctgtggGGGGAGGTGAGAGGAAATATCACCAAAACCAAGAGAAGTGAAGAGCTTAAAGgttaaagtttgttttgaaagaGGGCTCACGCTAAGACAgagcatttttgttttctcaagTTTAACAATATTATAGAGAATCGCTGACTTTCAGTTTTTAAACACCAAATACTCCCCTGCTATAGTGGCAGTGAACTCCAAAGCATGACTTCTTATATTTTAGATTTGACTGAGTACTGAAAGTTTTGCCTTT
The DNA window shown above is from Eleginops maclovinus isolate JMC-PN-2008 ecotype Puerto Natales chromosome 23, JC_Emac_rtc_rv5, whole genome shotgun sequence and carries:
- the LOC134859723 gene encoding uncharacterized protein LOC134859723, which produces MISQLAALILLCTMSLVETAEDPQQISMAVVEVGGNFTFGWPVLEEKDRTFSLKKQTLGQMARPVFKVIVGKISLIEPFLDTRFTATAGETQYIFTIRNVSKEDEATYFSLIGATYSQSFGRSIFLAVNDQQKSFFVKQSPKTESVQQGDSVTLQCSLLSKNKENADQCPGEHHVYWFRSGSGESHPSIIYSKEQKERSCGYSLSKTIHNSSDEGTYYCAVATCGQILFGEGTTVERKTDLRDLFLLLLSGVSTISVIVIAILIHAIKKHKCGFCHDKAAVNLQERAAKRNVKINEDPWIYSTVVFTVMETGCGVYTAAEAF
- the LOC134859720 gene encoding uncharacterized protein LOC134859720; this translates as MMGGLAALFLLCTLCLIRTAEVPHQISLTVVELGDDLGLACLVSENTVEMVYWYKLKFGYEVQTVASGAFGAIKLQGEFKNPRFNITKVHAQNVLHIRNVTKEDEATYFCQVGSSYEMKTINSTLVVLNDHKNMKTFFYVKQSPETGWIWPGDSVTLQCSLLSKDKEKPHQCPGEHDVYWFRSGSGESRPSTIYIHSEKQRERSCIYSLSKTIHNSSDEGTYYCAVATCGQILLGEGTTVETRSKLDAVVLVLGALLACSLAIIALSFYVNRIRVCPHCREATRTTPDPKTDQSAVDELTDLDGDGEAVNYAALNYSKRKVKKVMQKQELPPECVYSAVRANHTQHHKQFI
- the LOC134859722 gene encoding uncharacterized protein LOC134859722, whose translation is MIGQLAALILLCTMSLVETAEDPQQISMAVVEVGGNFTFGWPVLEEKDKTFSLNKQTLGQMARPVFKVIVGKISLIEPFLDTRFTATAGETQYIFTIRNVSKEDEATYFSVIGATYSQSFGRSIFLAVNDQQKSFFVKQSPETESVQQGDSVTLQCSLLSKNKENADQCPGEHHVYWFRSGSGESHPSIIYSKEQKERSCGYSLSKTIHNSSDEGTYYCAVATCGQILFGEGTTVERKTELNPVVLVLGVLLACCVTVIAFLIFYGYRRTCCQNCKGAVSASHHLGPDMLTGGQSNDMDDEAKAVTYSSIDFSTKKEKGERRKEREMPNDCMYSVVRADHHNQLSE